A genomic window from Arsenicicoccus dermatophilus includes:
- a CDS encoding DUF7507 domain-containing protein: TYSITQADINADTLVNTATAIGTPPSGAQVSGSDTERTTFSTYPSTYPIQPPSIALDKQAGVIADANANGKTDAGDTITFTYVITNTGTLTPYSPTVTDTKLQLTAQACNPATPLTRASPASASRRPPS; this comes from the coding sequence ACGTACTCGATCACCCAGGCGGACATCAACGCCGACACCCTGGTCAACACCGCCACCGCGATCGGCACCCCGCCGAGCGGCGCCCAGGTGTCCGGCTCGGACACCGAGCGCACCACCTTCTCAACCTACCCGTCGACCTACCCGATCCAGCCGCCGAGCATCGCGCTCGACAAGCAGGCCGGGGTCATCGCCGACGCGAACGCCAACGGCAAGACAGACGCCGGTGACACCATCACCTTCACCTACGTGATCACCAACACCGGCACGCTCACGCCGTACAGCCCCACGGTGACCGACACCAAGCTCCAGCTGACCGCTCAGGCGTGCAACCCGGCCACCCCGCTGACCCGGGCGTCGCCCGCGAGTGCTTCCAGAAGACCTCCGTCCTGA